A genomic segment from Halorubrum depositum encodes:
- the malA gene encoding alpha-amylase MalA — protein MHHPGPPRFLSTGETTQLAPRDPDPTASYEWRVADAPPDSEATVGDESVTEFTPDAPGRYRLGLDAPDGDHLLTVRAFAASYEGVDVAGGSGTAIRDRDADHAAIDYGAERAHEGVGKPRVRLDATVEEAAGGEPSGSGAVGGESAEVVVRATPTPNPESALDASDLAVAFVVDDRDVERAVAEGRRDPRDAARTTDDGRALRVPTDAVPDRLRVHGVAVAREPGREQRVSVADAVAVERAGQGALPDADEANDPDPTAATGADGPAFETVRLNQPPEWTADATVYEVYVRTFADADEGEAFAAIEDRIPEIAALGVDTLWLTPVLQHDGKPHGYNIVDFFDVAEDLGDRDDYEALVEAAHDNGMRVLFDFVANHTARDHEWFRDAYRNPESPYRDRFEWQESGEPGTYFDWELIANLNHANLDVRRFLLDVIDEWAPLVDGFRCDMAWAVPDSFWRELRDRVKAKDREFLLMDETIPYIPGFHEGMFDVHFDATLYFQLRQVGRGAEPAASVLDAIDQRAEIGFPDHAGFLQYIENHDETRYRVECGDAAAAAAGAATFTLPGVPMVYAGQEIGQRGRRDAIAWDHAREPVRERYERLIATREDHPALGADGDLERVGYHVASGDLDERPIVASGDVHPDDVVAFRRRDDAESLIVVLNFAPEPASVAVDADHADRDLVTGDSCVVVDGEGTERISVDEVAVVRERE, from the coding sequence ATGCACCACCCTGGACCCCCCCGATTCCTCTCGACCGGGGAGACGACGCAGCTCGCGCCGCGGGACCCGGACCCGACGGCGAGTTACGAGTGGCGCGTCGCCGACGCGCCGCCGGACAGCGAGGCGACCGTCGGCGACGAATCGGTGACGGAGTTCACGCCGGACGCTCCCGGACGCTACCGCCTCGGCCTCGACGCGCCCGACGGCGACCACCTCCTCACGGTCCGCGCGTTCGCGGCGAGCTACGAGGGCGTCGACGTCGCCGGCGGCAGCGGCACGGCGATCCGCGACCGCGACGCCGACCACGCCGCGATCGACTACGGCGCCGAGCGCGCCCACGAGGGCGTCGGAAAGCCGCGCGTTCGGCTCGACGCGACCGTCGAGGAGGCGGCGGGAGGCGAACCGAGCGGGAGCGGCGCGGTCGGCGGCGAGAGCGCCGAAGTCGTCGTCCGGGCGACGCCGACGCCCAACCCCGAGTCCGCCCTCGACGCGTCCGACCTGGCCGTCGCCTTCGTCGTCGACGACCGCGACGTCGAGCGCGCGGTCGCGGAGGGGCGACGCGACCCGCGGGACGCGGCCCGGACGACCGACGACGGGCGCGCCCTCCGGGTCCCGACCGACGCCGTGCCGGACCGGCTCCGCGTCCACGGGGTCGCCGTCGCCCGCGAGCCGGGGCGCGAACAGCGGGTGAGCGTCGCCGACGCGGTCGCGGTCGAGCGAGCCGGTCAGGGGGCGCTTCCCGACGCGGACGAGGCGAACGACCCGGACCCGACGGCCGCGACCGGCGCCGACGGGCCCGCCTTCGAGACCGTCCGGCTCAACCAGCCGCCCGAGTGGACGGCGGACGCGACCGTCTACGAGGTGTACGTCCGGACGTTCGCCGACGCCGACGAGGGGGAGGCGTTCGCGGCGATCGAAGACCGGATCCCGGAGATCGCCGCCCTCGGCGTCGACACGCTGTGGCTCACCCCCGTCCTCCAGCACGACGGGAAGCCGCACGGCTACAACATCGTCGACTTCTTCGACGTGGCCGAGGACCTCGGCGACCGCGACGACTACGAGGCGCTCGTCGAGGCCGCCCACGACAACGGGATGCGGGTGCTGTTCGACTTCGTCGCCAACCACACCGCGCGCGACCACGAGTGGTTCCGGGACGCCTATCGGAATCCGGAGTCGCCGTACCGCGACCGCTTCGAGTGGCAGGAGTCTGGCGAGCCGGGGACGTACTTCGACTGGGAGCTGATCGCGAATCTGAACCACGCGAACCTCGACGTGCGGCGGTTCCTGCTCGACGTGATCGACGAGTGGGCGCCGCTCGTGGACGGGTTCCGCTGCGACATGGCGTGGGCCGTGCCCGACTCGTTCTGGCGCGAGCTCCGCGACCGGGTGAAGGCGAAGGACCGCGAGTTCCTGCTGATGGACGAGACGATCCCGTACATCCCCGGCTTCCACGAGGGGATGTTCGACGTCCACTTCGACGCGACGCTGTACTTCCAGCTCCGACAGGTCGGCCGCGGCGCCGAGCCCGCCGCGTCGGTGCTGGACGCGATCGACCAGCGCGCGGAGATCGGCTTCCCCGACCACGCCGGCTTCCTCCAGTACATCGAGAACCACGACGAGACGCGCTACCGCGTCGAGTGCGGGGACGCGGCCGCGGCCGCCGCCGGCGCCGCGACGTTCACGCTCCCCGGCGTGCCGATGGTGTACGCCGGCCAGGAGATCGGGCAGCGCGGCCGCCGGGACGCGATCGCGTGGGACCACGCGCGCGAACCGGTCCGCGAGCGCTACGAGCGCCTGATCGCGACCCGAGAGGACCATCCGGCGCTCGGCGCCGACGGCGACCTCGAACGGGTGGGGTACCACGTCGCCAGCGGCGACCTCGACGAGCGACCGATCGTCGCCAGCGGGGACGTCCACCCCGACGACGTGGTGGCGTTCCGCCGGCGCGACGACGCGGAGTCGCTGATCGTTGTCCTCAACTTCGCCCCGGAGCCGGCGAGCGTCGCGGTCGACGCCGACCACGCGGACCGCGACCTGGTCACCGGCGACTCCTGCGTCGTCGTCGACGGCGAGGGGACCGAGCGGATCAGCGTCGACGAGGTCGCTGTCGTCCGGGAGCGGGAGTGA